One segment of Falco peregrinus isolate bFalPer1 chromosome 4, bFalPer1.pri, whole genome shotgun sequence DNA contains the following:
- the RUBCNL gene encoding protein associated with UVRAG as autophagy enhancer isoform X1: protein MSLHAVAVASYSRAEVFRHPHPEQLNHESLKVAFTESAYSSNPSARISCLAPTPQISVLSDEYSRPAVIGHAGSFGSYPNSAEAIKDILMSVLNASGLKPSFVPEQTTMQGAEHLDSDVEQWEESSAGDSHDDSDSDSAHHNPACTQTDIRFTRHRACWDNTCYDSSKPSLDTFFCPRYSDGDPAASSLNGFSPSDASPLKRDCFTQVTLTGGTVTSAVVHSGKECYTSPKQDLTFTRFLSNSVAGKPADLLKYPDALEPAPVSNSDSSSPSGLAQSEPVNRTGSTFPLNISAIPWNRSLQDICMLPEDVEKENAHFFVADMIIASLEKMKCNILSQQAESWGVEETSGSDGSYHTDSELSSYPGVKKSDSSVASSDSGYEGCALLTVSSPMYLPSHHEVTRFRCNSESDDEYVIIELEDLENLSVTPDERSSFEPGSNSAEATAQELCRAFRKHWLQTDSAVQLSGCLSSSKQRSVLKEEIPRVFESSLNLAEEIKIISKLRGSSGWAPPRSQIIFNIHPSVKRDAAVAAQNFTCVGCGTPIESKYIRRLRYCDYLGKYFCDCCHSYAQSSIPARILLKWDFKKYYVCNFSKHLLDSIWQHPIFNVSCINKALYTKSKEMDRVRETQEQLFHLKKLLKTCRFGERVLKEFEQVPSHLTEELQLFSLDDLVKIKRGQLLPLLKDILKSSTSHVDGCELCQAKGFICEFCQSADLLFPYQTAKCKRCTECKTCFHKACFNSGGCPKCLRIAARRTLSETPSLVPL from the exons ATGTCTCTCCATGCGGTAGCTGTAGCCAGctacagcagagcagaagtCTTCAGGCACCCCCACCCTGAGCAG TTAAACCACGAAAGCCTAAAGGTGGCTTTTACTGAATCAGCATATTCTTCAAATCCCTCAGCAAGGATTAGCTGCCTTGCTCCGACACCTCAAATCTCCGTTCTCTCAG ATGAATATTCAAGGCCAGCAGTGATTGGACATGCTGGAAGTTTTGGATCATACCCAAACAGTGCTGAAGCTATCAAAGACATTCTCATGTCTGTTTTAAACGCATCTGGTTTGAAGCCCTCTTTTGTGCCAGAGCAGACCACAATGCAGGGAGCTGAGCATCTGGACAGTGACGTGGAACAGTGGGAAGaaagcagtgctggggacagcCATGATGACAGCGACAGCGATTCTGCACACCACAACCCTGCCTGTACACAAACAGACATTCGGTTTACAAGGCACCGGGCATGCTGGGACAACACGTGCTATGATTCCTCTAAACCTTCGCTGGATACTTTCTTTTGTCCCCGTTACTCTGATGGGGATCCTGCAGCTTCCTCTTTGAATGGTTTCTCTCCTTCAGACGCATCCCCTCTGAAGCGGGACTGCTTTACCCAGGTGACGTTAACAGGAGGCACTGTCACATCAGCTGTTGTGCATTCTGGAAAAGAATGTTATACCTCCCCCAAACAAGACTTGACTTTCACAAGGTTTCTTTCCAATTCAGTTGCTGGTAAGCCAGCAGATCTGTTGAAATACCCTGATGCTTTGGAGCCTGCTCCTGTCAGCAACAGTGACAGCAGTTCTCCCAGTGGACTTGCCCAGTCAGAGCCAGTCAATCGAACAG GTTCTACTTTTCCTTTGAACATAAGTGCTATACCCTGGAATCGTTCATTGCAGGACATCTGCATGCTTCCAGAAGATGTGGAGAAG GAAAACGCACACTTTTTTGTTGCCGATATGATTATAGCATCactagaaaaaatgaaatgtaacatCCTAAGCCAACAAGCGGAGTCCTGGGGTGTGGAGGAAACAAGTGGATCAGATGGCAGCTATCACACTGATTCAGAGTTGTCTTCTTACCCTGGGGTAAAGAAGTCTGATTCTTCTGTTGCCTCTTCAGACAGTGGTTATGAAG gctgtgctctgctgacTGTCAGCTCCCCGATGTATCTACCATCACATCATGAGGTTACCAGATTTCGTTGCAACAGTGAATCAGATGATGAATATGTAATTATTG AACTTGAAGATCTTGAAAATCTCTCAGTCACACCAGATGAAAG ATCATCTTTTGAACCAGGCAGCAATTCTGCTGAAGCAACAGCCCAGGAGTTGTGCAGAGCTTTCAGAAAACACTGGTTGCAGACAGACTCTGCAGTTCAACTGTCTGGTTGCCTCAGCTCATCTAAGCAGAGG TCTGTGCTGAAAGAAGAGATTCCAAGAGTGTTTGAGTCCAGTTTGAATCtggctgaagaaataaagatCATATCCAAATTAAGAGGGTCTTCTGGCTGGGCTCCACCAAGATCGCAGATTATATTTAATATTCACCCTTCAGTTAA GAGAGATGCAGCGGTGGCTGCCCAGAACTTTACGTGTGTTGGTTGTGGAACCCCGATAGAAAGCA AATATATCAGGAGACTCCGCTATTGTGACTACCTGGGGAAATACTTTTGTGACTGCTGCCACAGCTATGCCCAGTCGTCCATTCCTGCCCGAATACTGTTGAAGTGGGACTTCAAAAAATACTATGTATGCAACTTCTCCAAACACCTACTGGACAGCATATGGCAGCACCCAATTTTCAATGTGTCTTGTATTAACAAAGCCCTCTAcacaaaaagtaaagaaatggaCAGGGTGAGG GAGACACAAGAacagctttttcatttaaaaaagcttttgaaaacctGCAGGTTTGGTGAAAG AGTACTGAAAGAATTTGAACAGGTCCCCAGCCATCTGACAGAGGAGCTGCAACTCTTCTCACTGGATGACCTCGTGAAGATCAAACGAGGACAGTTACTGCCCCTTCTTAAAGATATTCTGAAGAGCTCCACCTCCCATGTGGATGGCTGTGAG CTCTGTCAAGCGAAGGGGTTTATCTGTGAATTCTGTCAGAGTGCAGatctgctcttcccttatcAGACTGCCAAATGCAAAAGGTGCACAG AGTGCAAAACATGCTTTCACAAAGCGTGCTTCAACTCTGGAGGCTGCCCCAAATGTCTGCGGATCGCAGCTCGGAGAACACTTTCAGAAACTCCATCACTGGTGCCTCTGTGA
- the RUBCNL gene encoding protein associated with UVRAG as autophagy enhancer isoform X2 has protein sequence MSVLNASGLKPSFVPEQTTMQGAEHLDSDVEQWEESSAGDSHDDSDSDSAHHNPACTQTDIRFTRHRACWDNTCYDSSKPSLDTFFCPRYSDGDPAASSLNGFSPSDASPLKRDCFTQVTLTGGTVTSAVVHSGKECYTSPKQDLTFTRFLSNSVAGKPADLLKYPDALEPAPVSNSDSSSPSGLAQSEPVNRTGSTFPLNISAIPWNRSLQDICMLPEDVEKENAHFFVADMIIASLEKMKCNILSQQAESWGVEETSGSDGSYHTDSELSSYPGVKKSDSSVASSDSGYEGCALLTVSSPMYLPSHHEVTRFRCNSESDDEYVIIELEDLENLSVTPDERSSFEPGSNSAEATAQELCRAFRKHWLQTDSAVQLSGCLSSSKQRSVLKEEIPRVFESSLNLAEEIKIISKLRGSSGWAPPRSQIIFNIHPSVKRDAAVAAQNFTCVGCGTPIESKYIRRLRYCDYLGKYFCDCCHSYAQSSIPARILLKWDFKKYYVCNFSKHLLDSIWQHPIFNVSCINKALYTKSKEMDRVRETQEQLFHLKKLLKTCRFGERVLKEFEQVPSHLTEELQLFSLDDLVKIKRGQLLPLLKDILKSSTSHVDGCELCQAKGFICEFCQSADLLFPYQTAKCKRCTECKTCFHKACFNSGGCPKCLRIAARRTLSETPSLVPL, from the exons ATGTCTGTTTTAAACGCATCTGGTTTGAAGCCCTCTTTTGTGCCAGAGCAGACCACAATGCAGGGAGCTGAGCATCTGGACAGTGACGTGGAACAGTGGGAAGaaagcagtgctggggacagcCATGATGACAGCGACAGCGATTCTGCACACCACAACCCTGCCTGTACACAAACAGACATTCGGTTTACAAGGCACCGGGCATGCTGGGACAACACGTGCTATGATTCCTCTAAACCTTCGCTGGATACTTTCTTTTGTCCCCGTTACTCTGATGGGGATCCTGCAGCTTCCTCTTTGAATGGTTTCTCTCCTTCAGACGCATCCCCTCTGAAGCGGGACTGCTTTACCCAGGTGACGTTAACAGGAGGCACTGTCACATCAGCTGTTGTGCATTCTGGAAAAGAATGTTATACCTCCCCCAAACAAGACTTGACTTTCACAAGGTTTCTTTCCAATTCAGTTGCTGGTAAGCCAGCAGATCTGTTGAAATACCCTGATGCTTTGGAGCCTGCTCCTGTCAGCAACAGTGACAGCAGTTCTCCCAGTGGACTTGCCCAGTCAGAGCCAGTCAATCGAACAG GTTCTACTTTTCCTTTGAACATAAGTGCTATACCCTGGAATCGTTCATTGCAGGACATCTGCATGCTTCCAGAAGATGTGGAGAAG GAAAACGCACACTTTTTTGTTGCCGATATGATTATAGCATCactagaaaaaatgaaatgtaacatCCTAAGCCAACAAGCGGAGTCCTGGGGTGTGGAGGAAACAAGTGGATCAGATGGCAGCTATCACACTGATTCAGAGTTGTCTTCTTACCCTGGGGTAAAGAAGTCTGATTCTTCTGTTGCCTCTTCAGACAGTGGTTATGAAG gctgtgctctgctgacTGTCAGCTCCCCGATGTATCTACCATCACATCATGAGGTTACCAGATTTCGTTGCAACAGTGAATCAGATGATGAATATGTAATTATTG AACTTGAAGATCTTGAAAATCTCTCAGTCACACCAGATGAAAG ATCATCTTTTGAACCAGGCAGCAATTCTGCTGAAGCAACAGCCCAGGAGTTGTGCAGAGCTTTCAGAAAACACTGGTTGCAGACAGACTCTGCAGTTCAACTGTCTGGTTGCCTCAGCTCATCTAAGCAGAGG TCTGTGCTGAAAGAAGAGATTCCAAGAGTGTTTGAGTCCAGTTTGAATCtggctgaagaaataaagatCATATCCAAATTAAGAGGGTCTTCTGGCTGGGCTCCACCAAGATCGCAGATTATATTTAATATTCACCCTTCAGTTAA GAGAGATGCAGCGGTGGCTGCCCAGAACTTTACGTGTGTTGGTTGTGGAACCCCGATAGAAAGCA AATATATCAGGAGACTCCGCTATTGTGACTACCTGGGGAAATACTTTTGTGACTGCTGCCACAGCTATGCCCAGTCGTCCATTCCTGCCCGAATACTGTTGAAGTGGGACTTCAAAAAATACTATGTATGCAACTTCTCCAAACACCTACTGGACAGCATATGGCAGCACCCAATTTTCAATGTGTCTTGTATTAACAAAGCCCTCTAcacaaaaagtaaagaaatggaCAGGGTGAGG GAGACACAAGAacagctttttcatttaaaaaagcttttgaaaacctGCAGGTTTGGTGAAAG AGTACTGAAAGAATTTGAACAGGTCCCCAGCCATCTGACAGAGGAGCTGCAACTCTTCTCACTGGATGACCTCGTGAAGATCAAACGAGGACAGTTACTGCCCCTTCTTAAAGATATTCTGAAGAGCTCCACCTCCCATGTGGATGGCTGTGAG CTCTGTCAAGCGAAGGGGTTTATCTGTGAATTCTGTCAGAGTGCAGatctgctcttcccttatcAGACTGCCAAATGCAAAAGGTGCACAG AGTGCAAAACATGCTTTCACAAAGCGTGCTTCAACTCTGGAGGCTGCCCCAAATGTCTGCGGATCGCAGCTCGGAGAACACTTTCAGAAACTCCATCACTGGTGCCTCTGTGA